In one Nicotiana tomentosiformis chromosome 6, ASM39032v3, whole genome shotgun sequence genomic region, the following are encoded:
- the LOC104108874 gene encoding uncharacterized protein isoform X2 — MDFFKVKKFRKAHKPEPETDAEDKPVPLPGEQMNENGNVGKSAYVDTTNAEPEDDDDDFITNEVKRRLKELRRNSFMVLIPEESAPEDEEADDEEEQTNMNPGDWRDVEAEGRQFWSGFNAVYDKYSEQMLFYDRLHAQQLREFGSHIPTTSSPRSASKKLVSPFRCLSLKKMDESQDETEHLHQPVAELYQDLETAYVAQLCLTWEVLHCQHTQLSQKISCQPESAISYNHSAQQFQQFLVLLQRFIENEPFEPGMRPEIYARTRKALPMLLQVPKVQGSDQQKLEDDALPVLAPDLLKVIESSILTFRLFVKMDKKSGSVRNLFGSQNQMSTPLHQIQCSLEKQGLL, encoded by the exons ATGGATTTCTTCAAAGTGAAGAAGTTCAGAAAGGCCCATAAACCGGAACCAGAGACTGATGCAGAGGATAAGCCTGTTCCACTACCAGGAGAGCAAATGAATGAGAATGGTAATGTGGGGAAATCAGCTTATGTTGATACCACTAATGCGGAACCAGAAGACGATGATGATGACTTCATCACCAATGAGGTAAAGAGGAGGTTGAAGGAACTGAGGAGAAACAGTTTTATGGTATTGATTCCTGAGGAGTCAGCCCCAGAAGATGAAGAAGCAGATGATGAAGAAGAACAGACTAACATGAATCCTGGTGATTGGAGGGACGTTGAAGCAGAAGGACGACAGTTTTGGTCTGGGTTCAATGCTGTCTATGATAAATACTCGGAACAAATGCTGTTTTATGACCGCCTGCATGCTCAGCAGCTGCGAGAATTTG GTTCTCATATTCCAACTACCTCTTCTCCAAGATCTGCATCTAAAAAGCTTGTCTCCCCCTTTCGGTGCCTATCCTTGAAGAAAATGGATGAATCTCAAGATGAAACTGAGCACTTGCACCAGCCTGTGGCTGAGCTTTATCAAGATCTTGAAACCGCTTATGTAGCTCAGTTGTGCTTGACCTGGGAAGTTCTTCACTGTCAACACACGCAATTGAGTCAGAAAATCTCTTGCCAACCTGAGAGTGCAATTTCCTACAATCACAGCGCTCAACAATTTCAGCAGTTCTTGGTCTTGTTACAACGGTTTATTGAAAATGAACCTTTTGAACCTGGTATGAGGCCTGAAATTTATGCTCGCACGAGAAAAGCATTGCCAATGCTACTTCAGGTTCCTAAAGTCCAAG GTTCTGATCAACAGAAATTGGAAGATGATGCGTTGCCAGTTCTTGCTCCAGATCTACTTAAAGTGATTGAAAGCTCAATCCTCACTTTTCGTTTATTTGTGAAGATGGACAAGAAGTCTGGCAGTGTCCGCAATCTTTTCGGAAGCCAGAACCAGATGTCAACGCCCCTTCATCAGATTCAATGTTCTCTTGAAAAG